One genomic region from Curtobacterium sp. 9128 encodes:
- the secA gene encoding preprotein translocase subunit SecA — MANVLEKVLRVGEGRTLRRLKAYASAINDLEDDFASLTDEELQDETKELRERYANGETLDDLLPEAFAAVREASKRTLGMRHFDVQLMGGAALHLGNIAEMKTGEGKTLVATTAAYLNAIPSRGVHVITVNDFLASYQSELMGRVFRALGMTTGCIVANQSPAERREQYAADITYGTNNEFGFDYLRDNMAWQAADMVQRGHFFAIVDEVDSILIDEARTPLIISGPSSGEANRWFTEFASIATRLVPGEDYEVDEKKRTVGVLEPGIEKVEDYLGIDNLYESANTPLISFLNNAIKADALFKRDKDYVVMNGEVLIVDEHTGRILMGRRYNEGIHQAIEAKEGVEVKAENQTLATVTLQNYFRLYQKLSGMTGTAETEAAEFMSTYKLGVVPIPTNRPMQRIDQTDLVYKNEKSKFEQVAEDIAERHEKGQPVLVGTTSVEKSEYLSKLLAKKGVKHEVLNAKNHAREAAIVAQAGRLGAVTVATNMAGRGTDIMLGGNAEFLAVQEMHAKGLSPTETPDEYEAAWDEVFDRVKAEIKEEADKVREAGGLYVLGTERHESRRIDNQLRGRSGRQGDPGESRFYLSLTDDLMRLFNSGAAESLMGRSNVPDDLAIENKLVGRAIRSAQSQVEGRNAEIRKNVLKYDDVLNRQREAIYGDRRQILEGDDLHERTQTFLKDVIDDVIDTHTGEGSPDDWDLDAMWTELGTLYPISITIDEVITEAGSKGKATREFLGREILSDAKLAYANREETLGDEAMRELERRVVLSVVDRRWRDHLYEMDYLKDGIGLRAMAQRDPLVEYQREGYALFQSMMGQIREESVGFLFNLEVQVQSDGENAVIEAKGLSEDEVSGLEYSAPSIDGEVEVRDERGRLEQAATALAQRAQAEEEAAAGPEKGSAFGSAATASGQASTNRAERRQAAKKG, encoded by the coding sequence GTGGCAAACGTGCTGGAGAAGGTCCTCCGCGTCGGTGAAGGGCGCACCCTCCGCCGGCTGAAGGCGTACGCCTCGGCCATCAACGACCTCGAGGACGACTTCGCGAGCCTCACCGACGAGGAACTCCAGGACGAGACGAAGGAGCTCCGCGAGCGCTACGCCAACGGGGAGACCCTCGACGACCTCCTGCCGGAGGCGTTCGCCGCCGTGCGGGAAGCGTCGAAGCGGACCCTCGGCATGCGGCACTTCGACGTCCAGCTCATGGGCGGTGCGGCGCTCCACCTCGGCAACATCGCCGAGATGAAGACCGGTGAGGGCAAGACCCTCGTCGCCACGACGGCCGCGTACCTCAACGCGATCCCGTCCCGCGGCGTGCACGTCATCACGGTCAACGACTTCCTCGCGTCGTACCAATCCGAGCTCATGGGCCGCGTGTTCCGCGCCCTCGGGATGACCACGGGCTGCATCGTCGCGAACCAGTCCCCGGCCGAGCGTCGCGAGCAGTACGCCGCCGACATCACCTACGGCACGAACAACGAGTTCGGCTTCGACTACCTCCGCGACAACATGGCGTGGCAGGCGGCCGACATGGTCCAGCGCGGCCACTTCTTCGCCATCGTCGACGAGGTCGACTCGATCCTCATCGACGAAGCGCGCACGCCGCTCATCATCTCCGGCCCGTCCTCCGGCGAGGCGAACCGCTGGTTCACCGAGTTCGCGTCGATCGCCACGCGCCTCGTCCCCGGCGAGGACTACGAGGTCGACGAGAAGAAGCGCACGGTCGGTGTCCTCGAGCCCGGCATCGAGAAGGTCGAGGACTACCTCGGCATCGACAACCTCTACGAGTCGGCGAACACCCCGCTGATCTCGTTCCTGAACAACGCCATCAAGGCGGACGCGCTGTTCAAGCGCGACAAGGACTACGTCGTGATGAACGGCGAGGTGCTCATCGTCGACGAGCACACCGGCCGCATCCTGATGGGCCGTCGCTACAACGAGGGCATCCACCAGGCCATCGAGGCGAAGGAGGGCGTCGAGGTCAAGGCCGAGAACCAGACGCTCGCCACGGTGACGCTGCAGAACTACTTCCGTCTGTACCAGAAGCTCTCGGGCATGACCGGTACCGCGGAGACCGAAGCGGCCGAGTTCATGTCGACCTACAAGCTCGGCGTGGTCCCGATCCCGACGAACCGCCCGATGCAGCGCATCGACCAGACCGACCTCGTCTACAAGAACGAGAAGTCGAAGTTCGAGCAGGTCGCGGAGGACATCGCGGAGCGCCACGAGAAGGGCCAGCCCGTCCTCGTCGGCACCACCAGCGTCGAGAAGTCGGAGTACCTCTCGAAGCTCCTCGCGAAGAAGGGCGTCAAGCACGAGGTCCTCAACGCGAAGAACCACGCGCGTGAAGCCGCGATCGTCGCCCAGGCCGGTCGCCTCGGCGCCGTGACCGTCGCGACGAACATGGCCGGTCGTGGGACCGACATCATGCTCGGCGGCAACGCGGAGTTCCTCGCCGTGCAGGAGATGCACGCCAAGGGCCTCTCGCCGACGGAGACCCCGGACGAGTACGAGGCCGCATGGGACGAGGTCTTCGACCGTGTCAAGGCCGAGATCAAGGAAGAGGCCGACAAGGTCCGCGAAGCCGGCGGCCTGTACGTCCTCGGTACCGAGCGTCACGAGTCCCGCCGCATCGACAACCAGCTGCGTGGTCGTTCCGGCCGTCAGGGCGATCCCGGTGAGAGCCGGTTCTACCTGTCGCTGACCGACGACCTGATGCGCCTGTTCAACTCCGGCGCTGCCGAGAGCCTGATGGGCCGCTCGAACGTCCCCGACGACCTCGCGATCGAGAACAAGCTCGTCGGCCGTGCGATCCGTTCGGCGCAGTCGCAGGTCGAGGGCCGCAACGCCGAGATCCGCAAGAACGTCCTGAAGTACGACGACGTCCTGAACCGCCAGCGCGAGGCGATCTACGGCGACCGTCGGCAGATCCTCGAGGGCGACGACCTCCACGAGCGCACGCAGACGTTCCTCAAGGACGTCATCGACGACGTGATCGACACCCACACCGGGGAAGGCAGCCCGGACGACTGGGACCTCGACGCGATGTGGACCGAGCTCGGCACGCTGTACCCGATCTCGATCACCATCGACGAGGTCATCACCGAGGCCGGCTCGAAGGGCAAGGCGACGCGGGAGTTCCTCGGTCGCGAGATCCTCTCCGACGCCAAGCTCGCCTACGCCAACCGCGAGGAGACCCTCGGTGACGAGGCGATGCGCGAACTCGAGCGTCGCGTGGTGCTCTCGGTCGTCGACCGCCGCTGGCGTGACCACCTCTACGAGATGGACTACCTCAAGGACGGCATCGGCCTCCGTGCGATGGCCCAGCGCGACCCGCTGGTCGAGTACCAGCGCGAGGGCTACGCGCTGTTCCAGAGCATGATGGGCCAGATCCGCGAGGAGTCCGTCGGCTTCCTGTTCAACCTCGAGGTGCAGGTCCAGTCCGACGGCGAGAACGCGGTCATCGAAGCGAAGGGCCTCAGCGAGGACGAGGTCTCCGGCCTCGAGTACTCCGCTCCGTCGATCGACGGCGAGGTCGAGGTCCGTGACGAGCGTGGTCGCCTCGAGCAGGCTGCAACGGCCCTCGCGCAGCGTGCCCAGGCGGAGGAAGAGGCCGCAGCCGGCCCGGAGAAGGGTTCCGCGTTCGGATCGGCGGCCACGGCCTCCGGCCAGGCGTCGACCAACCGAGCCGAGCGTCGTCAGGCAGCCAAGAAGGGCTGA
- the raiA gene encoding ribosome-associated translation inhibitor RaiA has protein sequence MDVTITGRNVGITDRFRTYVEQKSDKIDVLADRALAFEVRISRHHEKSGGSQGEDRVELTLIGPGPLVRAESAASDKYAAFDLAFARIMERLRRARDRRKVHRGRHRPTSVAEASGTAFDGMGVTPADGKLIDDVATGAITVVDEDHHEEEDDVYCPVVIREKVFQAAPMSVDDALYYMELVGHDFYLFVDAESGRPSVVYRRKGWDYGVIGIDGDGANAPAERTPAAAIA, from the coding sequence ATGGACGTGACGATCACGGGCCGGAACGTCGGGATCACCGACCGATTCCGCACCTACGTCGAACAGAAGTCCGACAAGATCGACGTGCTCGCCGACCGCGCCCTCGCTTTCGAGGTGCGCATCAGTCGCCACCACGAGAAGAGCGGTGGCAGCCAGGGCGAGGACCGTGTCGAGCTGACGTTGATCGGCCCCGGTCCGCTCGTCCGGGCGGAGTCGGCGGCATCGGACAAGTACGCGGCGTTCGATCTGGCATTCGCGCGGATCATGGAGCGGTTGCGCCGAGCGCGTGACCGCAGGAAGGTGCACCGTGGGCGTCACCGCCCGACATCCGTCGCCGAGGCCTCCGGGACGGCCTTCGACGGGATGGGCGTCACGCCGGCGGACGGCAAGCTGATCGACGACGTCGCGACCGGAGCGATCACGGTGGTCGACGAGGACCACCACGAGGAAGAAGACGACGTCTACTGCCCCGTGGTCATCCGCGAGAAGGTCTTCCAGGCCGCGCCGATGAGCGTCGACGACGCGCTCTACTACATGGAGCTCGTCGGGCACGACTTCTACCTCTTCGTGGACGCGGAGAGCGGCCGCCCGAGCGTGGTCTACCGCCGCAAGGGATGGGACTACGGCGTGATCGGCATCGACGGCGACGGCGCAAATGCCCCCGCCGAACGGACGCCGGCAGCGGCGATCGCCTGA
- a CDS encoding phosphoribosyltransferase family protein encodes MPSTTGPAPWRDAVLAVVGLFLPVSCLGCGARDRAVCPACRADLARRPRRVRLVAGVRLDAAFEYEGLVRTLLLELKLRGRVDVAALLGRPTAELVRRALAASPPGTVVVRVPPSPRGRRRRGFDTVVLLLARGGVRGTRPLRRGRGDADGQKERTAVERVAATVGTLSASRFAGRDVVVVDDVVTTGVTMAEAIRAVRAAGGRVTRCVATASVDS; translated from the coding sequence ATGCCCTCCACAACTGGTCCCGCCCCCTGGCGCGATGCGGTCCTCGCCGTCGTCGGGCTGTTCCTGCCCGTGTCGTGCCTGGGGTGCGGCGCCCGGGATCGTGCCGTGTGTCCGGCCTGTCGAGCCGACCTCGCACGTCGGCCCCGGCGGGTCCGGCTGGTCGCAGGCGTCCGTCTCGACGCCGCGTTCGAGTACGAGGGACTCGTCCGCACGCTCCTCCTCGAACTGAAGCTGCGCGGCCGGGTCGACGTCGCAGCCCTGCTCGGACGTCCGACCGCTGAACTCGTCCGGCGGGCACTGGCCGCGTCGCCGCCGGGGACCGTCGTGGTCCGGGTCCCGCCGTCCCCACGGGGCAGACGTCGGCGCGGGTTCGACACCGTCGTGCTCCTGCTCGCGCGCGGTGGTGTCCGCGGGACACGGCCGCTCCGACGTGGGCGTGGCGACGCGGACGGGCAGAAGGAACGCACCGCGGTCGAACGCGTCGCCGCCACCGTCGGCACCCTGTCCGCGTCGCGGTTCGCCGGACGCGACGTCGTGGTGGTCGATGACGTCGTGACCACCGGCGTCACCATGGCCGAGGCCATCCGCGCCGTCCGGGCTGCCGGCGGACGGGTCACGCGATGCGTCGCGACCGCGAGCGTGGACAGCTGA
- a CDS encoding GerMN domain-containing protein, which produces MPRRTITGTGAGTGARTRVRRTVGVALAAVALAAVALVALTACAAIPTGGPVRDGQSLKGDSVSGVDFRPSGPQDGQDQDTVLEKFIDAATGAQDNYAIAREFLSDSFSQKWNPRQSVTVRQGDGDVERVGTRELTYTLTASATVDGDGEYTPAVRPTSSTLTFQFVKEGGEWRISYAPDGIILSPVSFEQVFQAHALYFYDPTYRYLIPDERWFLARSSTSTRIVSALLAGPAGWMKGAVVTSFPEGTQLSLNAVTVDSGNAQVDLSRDALRATTVDKVRMREQLARSLSSVATISSVDLTAEGASFSVPDSSGTSAVLNPDVDPRPLVDDGDTVGYAAPGTGDVTALGGGMGSTIAKLRPTSISLSAAGSEAAVGNADGIFVVRSGKPELRIDTRSSTIAPSIDDAGFVWVGERSDTRSITAYGLGGDPHQVSSTLPDGKLVSFQVSRDSARALALIDTDDGPGLYVMAIIRDSDRTPTALGAPVRLQAASGTAIGATWVSDLDVASLGQTSTGQTVVRSTIGGQSTTLQRPDGTATAITGGSGGSLLLRTMDGQVLQSTGGGWDRIGVTADVLGTQR; this is translated from the coding sequence ATGCCGCGCCGCACCATCACCGGCACGGGTGCCGGCACGGGCGCGCGCACGCGTGTCCGCCGCACCGTCGGCGTCGCGCTCGCCGCGGTCGCGCTCGCCGCGGTCGCGCTCGTCGCGCTCACCGCGTGCGCGGCGATCCCCACCGGTGGCCCGGTCCGCGACGGCCAGAGCCTCAAGGGCGACTCCGTCTCCGGGGTGGACTTCCGGCCGAGCGGTCCGCAGGACGGGCAGGACCAGGACACCGTCCTCGAGAAGTTCATCGACGCCGCGACCGGCGCCCAGGACAACTACGCGATCGCCAGGGAGTTCCTCAGCGACTCGTTCTCGCAGAAGTGGAACCCGCGGCAGAGCGTCACGGTCCGGCAGGGCGACGGCGACGTCGAACGGGTCGGCACCCGCGAGCTCACCTACACGCTCACCGCCAGCGCGACCGTCGACGGCGACGGCGAGTACACCCCGGCGGTCCGCCCCACCTCGTCGACGCTCACCTTCCAGTTCGTGAAGGAAGGGGGCGAGTGGCGGATCAGCTACGCGCCCGACGGCATCATCCTGTCGCCGGTGAGCTTCGAGCAGGTGTTCCAGGCGCACGCGCTGTACTTCTACGACCCGACGTACCGGTACCTGATCCCCGACGAGCGCTGGTTCCTCGCCCGGTCGTCGACGAGCACCCGGATCGTGAGCGCGCTGCTCGCCGGTCCGGCCGGGTGGATGAAGGGCGCCGTCGTGACGTCGTTCCCCGAGGGCACGCAGCTCTCGCTGAACGCGGTCACCGTCGACAGCGGCAACGCCCAGGTCGACCTGTCACGCGACGCCCTGCGGGCGACGACGGTGGACAAGGTCCGCATGCGCGAGCAGCTCGCTCGGTCGCTGTCGTCCGTGGCGACCATCTCGTCCGTCGACCTGACGGCCGAGGGAGCGAGCTTCTCGGTCCCGGACTCCAGCGGCACCTCGGCGGTGCTGAACCCCGACGTCGACCCCCGACCGCTCGTCGACGACGGCGACACGGTCGGGTACGCGGCGCCGGGCACCGGGGACGTCACGGCGCTCGGGGGCGGCATGGGGAGCACGATCGCGAAGCTCCGGCCGACCTCCATCTCGCTCAGCGCCGCCGGTTCGGAAGCTGCCGTGGGCAACGCCGACGGGATCTTCGTGGTGCGCAGCGGGAAGCCGGAGCTCCGGATCGACACCAGGAGCTCCACGATCGCGCCGTCCATCGACGACGCCGGGTTCGTCTGGGTCGGTGAACGGTCCGACACCAGGAGCATCACCGCGTACGGTCTCGGCGGCGACCCGCACCAGGTGTCGTCGACGCTGCCGGACGGGAAGCTGGTGTCGTTCCAGGTGTCCCGTGACTCGGCCAGGGCCCTCGCGCTCATCGACACCGACGACGGGCCGGGACTGTACGTGATGGCGATCATCCGCGACTCGGACCGGACGCCGACGGCGCTCGGTGCACCGGTGCGGCTGCAGGCGGCGTCGGGGACCGCGATCGGTGCCACGTGGGTCAGCGACCTGGACGTCGCGTCGCTCGGGCAGACCTCGACCGGGCAGACCGTGGTCCGCTCGACGATCGGCGGGCAGTCCACGACGCTCCAGCGTCCGGACGGCACGGCCACCGCGATCACCGGGGGCAGCGGGGGATCGCTGCTGCTGCGGACGATGGACGGGCAGGTGCTGCAGTCCACTGGTGGCGGCTGGGATCGCATCGGGGTCACCGCGGACGTGCTGGGGACGCAGCGCTAG
- the mtrB gene encoding MtrAB system histidine kinase MtrB has translation MPPSSAGLTSLGRARRRMRSWARRLWRGVAFLWRRSLMVRSVAITVATTGLAVAIIGTAVMVSISTNVYSQRRDQIEAESARATNVAQGIFDAATAAEDNNQSELETLQNEAQQAILSNTTSPGGTRIAIERSPKQSTSQTLQNLASPDFPDAVITDALRKEVGKNTGNLSLQPVRLDDAGRSEPGLAVGSTLQIPSAGQYELYLVYDLSDAQQTLDFVSQTLSIGGVALIVLIALVTSLVVRLVVVPIRGAAETSRKIAAGRLDERIPVKGEDDVAVLARSFNGMADAVSRQITQLAELSRVQQRFVSDVSHELRTPLTTIRLAGDVLYDARHAFEPAVGRSAELLHDQIERFELLLADLLEISRYDAQAVELETEPVVPASLTTDIVDEFRPLAERVGVDLRLATPGGHTTMQLDARRIRRILRNLVGNAIEHGDGKPVHVVVDSDAKTVAIAVRDHGVGMPAEDTARVFDRFWRADPSRKRTIGGTGLGLAISLGDANLHGGRIDVWSRPGEGSAFVLTVPRKGQEVTATSAIPLPELDESYDGPREGGSR, from the coding sequence GTGCCGCCGTCCTCGGCCGGCCTGACGTCCCTCGGGCGCGCGCGCCGACGGATGCGGTCGTGGGCGAGGCGACTCTGGCGCGGCGTCGCGTTCCTGTGGCGCCGCTCCCTGATGGTCCGGTCCGTCGCGATCACGGTGGCCACCACGGGTCTCGCGGTCGCGATCATCGGCACCGCCGTGATGGTGAGCATCTCGACGAACGTCTACTCGCAGCGCCGGGACCAGATCGAGGCGGAGTCGGCCCGTGCGACGAACGTCGCGCAGGGCATCTTCGACGCGGCCACCGCGGCCGAGGACAACAACCAGTCCGAGCTGGAGACCCTGCAGAACGAGGCGCAACAGGCGATCCTGTCGAACACGACGAGCCCAGGCGGCACCAGGATCGCGATCGAGCGCTCGCCGAAGCAGTCCACGTCGCAGACGCTGCAGAACCTCGCCAGCCCCGACTTCCCGGACGCCGTCATCACCGACGCCCTGCGGAAGGAAGTGGGGAAGAACACCGGCAACCTCAGCCTGCAGCCGGTCCGGCTCGACGACGCCGGCCGGAGCGAACCCGGGCTCGCGGTCGGGTCGACGCTGCAGATCCCGAGCGCCGGGCAGTACGAGCTCTACCTGGTCTACGACCTCTCCGACGCACAGCAGACCCTCGACTTCGTGTCGCAGACACTGTCCATCGGCGGTGTCGCGCTCATCGTGCTCATCGCCCTGGTGACGTCGCTCGTCGTCCGGCTCGTCGTCGTGCCGATCCGGGGTGCGGCCGAGACCAGTCGGAAGATCGCCGCCGGCCGCCTCGACGAACGCATCCCGGTGAAGGGCGAGGACGACGTCGCGGTCCTGGCGCGGAGCTTCAACGGCATGGCCGATGCCGTGAGCCGCCAGATCACCCAGCTGGCGGAACTCTCCCGCGTGCAGCAGCGCTTCGTGTCCGACGTCTCACACGAGCTCCGCACCCCGCTCACCACGATCCGGCTCGCCGGCGACGTGCTCTACGACGCCCGGCACGCGTTCGAACCGGCGGTCGGACGGTCGGCCGAGCTCCTCCACGACCAGATCGAGCGGTTCGAGCTCCTGCTCGCCGACCTGCTCGAGATCTCCCGGTACGACGCGCAGGCCGTCGAGCTCGAGACGGAGCCCGTCGTGCCGGCATCGCTCACGACCGACATCGTCGACGAGTTCCGTCCGCTCGCCGAGCGCGTCGGCGTGGACCTCCGGCTCGCGACCCCGGGCGGGCACACCACGATGCAGCTCGACGCCCGGCGCATCCGGCGCATCCTCCGCAACCTCGTCGGCAACGCCATCGAGCACGGGGACGGCAAACCGGTGCACGTGGTCGTCGACAGCGACGCGAAGACCGTCGCGATCGCCGTCCGCGACCACGGGGTCGGCATGCCAGCAGAGGACACCGCTCGCGTGTTCGACCGCTTCTGGCGAGCGGACCCGAGCCGCAAGCGCACCATCGGCGGGACCGGGCTCGGCCTCGCGATCAGCCTCGGCGACGCGAACCTGCACGGTGGCCGCATCGACGTGTGGAGCCGGCCGGGCGAGGGGTCCGCGTTCGTGCTCACGGTCCCGCGCAAGGGGCAGGAGGTCACGGCGACGTCGGCGATCCCGCTGCCGGAGCTCGACGAGTCCTACGACGGTCCCCGAGAAGGAGGCTCCAGATGA
- the mtrA gene encoding MtrAB system response regulator MtrA, with the protein MTPRILVVDDDQALAEMIGIVLRSEGYEPEFSADGNDAVDAFHSTKPDLVLLDVMLPGIDGIEVCRRIRAESGTPIIMLTAKGDTSDVVAGLENGADDYVVKPFNPKELVARIRTRLRPTASDAAVLHVGDLTVDVPGHEVRRGDAVIALTPLEFDLLRALAEKPNQVFTREMLLEQVWGYHYKADTRLVNVHVQRLRAKIEHDPDNPRIVSTVRGVGYRAGGA; encoded by the coding sequence ATGACACCGCGCATCCTCGTCGTCGACGACGACCAGGCCCTCGCCGAGATGATCGGCATCGTCCTCCGCTCGGAGGGCTACGAGCCCGAGTTCAGCGCTGACGGCAACGACGCCGTCGACGCCTTCCACTCGACGAAGCCCGACCTGGTCCTCCTCGACGTCATGCTCCCCGGTATCGACGGCATCGAGGTCTGCCGTCGCATCCGCGCCGAGAGCGGCACGCCGATCATCATGCTCACCGCGAAGGGCGACACCTCCGACGTCGTCGCCGGGCTCGAGAACGGTGCGGACGACTACGTCGTGAAGCCGTTCAACCCGAAGGAACTCGTCGCCCGCATCCGCACCCGTCTGCGCCCGACGGCGTCCGATGCCGCCGTGCTGCACGTGGGGGACCTCACCGTCGACGTCCCGGGGCACGAGGTCCGTCGCGGCGACGCCGTCATCGCGCTCACGCCGCTCGAGTTCGACCTGCTCCGCGCGCTCGCCGAGAAGCCCAACCAGGTCTTCACCCGCGAGATGCTGCTCGAGCAGGTCTGGGGCTACCACTACAAGGCGGACACCCGCCTGGTGAACGTGCACGTCCAGCGCCTCCGCGCGAAGATCGAGCACGACCCGGACAACCCGCGCATCGTGTCCACCGTCCGTGGCGTCGGCTACCGCGCCGGGGGAGCCTGA
- a CDS encoding glycerophosphoryl diester phosphodiesterase membrane domain-containing protein, which yields MIPLRPLGLGDVLAGAFTVFRRNARVLLLWSLLLSGVLGLVSTLVSTLGRQSLQSRMFSAVDGSGSGDADTIFAGSVLLYLVLSVAVPFLAWLARGFLVAPVAVDTGQRVLGRRGTFRGLWSLLAGRRLSVVWWMLLQLAAGLVVGVLFGVVVVGFVGALTASNSGVGGFVLGIIGMVLGFIVLVTFLDTRFAFTVATIALEGRGVFAAAAQSWRLTRGAFWRTCGIRLLVTVVFSFAAGIASTPLTIGAALFSGVFDPLGQTGTGSGVSAGAVVALVVGSLLVIAVQCITDVLSASVTTFLAIDRRIRTEALDQRIASHLETGQPVDPFAPAPPVSRPPWPGAGPWQQGWPGQQDPRQPQQYGWPQAPQQWGPPRPGGQ from the coding sequence GTGATCCCGCTGCGGCCGCTCGGCCTCGGCGACGTCCTGGCCGGTGCGTTCACGGTGTTCCGGCGGAACGCCCGCGTGCTCCTGCTCTGGAGCCTGCTGCTCTCCGGCGTGCTCGGGCTGGTGTCCACGCTCGTGTCGACGCTCGGCCGACAGTCGTTGCAGTCCAGGATGTTCTCCGCGGTGGACGGCTCCGGATCCGGTGACGCCGACACGATCTTCGCCGGGTCCGTGCTGCTGTACCTCGTGCTCTCCGTCGCGGTGCCCTTCCTCGCGTGGCTCGCCCGCGGGTTCCTCGTCGCACCGGTCGCCGTCGACACCGGGCAGCGCGTGCTCGGACGGCGAGGCACCTTCCGCGGGCTCTGGTCGCTGCTCGCCGGGCGTCGACTCTCGGTCGTCTGGTGGATGCTCCTGCAGCTCGCCGCCGGGCTCGTCGTCGGGGTGCTCTTCGGCGTGGTGGTCGTCGGGTTCGTCGGTGCCCTGACCGCGAGCAACAGCGGCGTCGGCGGCTTCGTGCTCGGGATCATCGGGATGGTCCTCGGCTTCATCGTGCTCGTCACGTTCCTCGACACACGGTTCGCGTTCACCGTCGCGACGATCGCGCTGGAGGGCCGCGGGGTGTTCGCCGCGGCGGCGCAGTCGTGGCGGCTCACCCGCGGGGCGTTCTGGCGCACGTGCGGGATCCGGCTGCTCGTGACGGTGGTGTTCTCGTTCGCGGCCGGGATCGCGAGCACGCCGCTGACGATCGGGGCCGCGCTGTTCTCGGGCGTGTTCGACCCGCTCGGGCAGACCGGCACGGGCTCCGGCGTCTCGGCGGGTGCCGTCGTCGCGCTCGTGGTCGGCAGCCTCCTGGTGATCGCCGTGCAGTGCATCACCGACGTGCTGAGCGCATCGGTCACGACGTTCCTGGCGATCGACCGACGGATCCGGACCGAGGCGCTCGACCAGCGGATCGCGTCGCACCTGGAGACCGGGCAGCCCGTCGACCCGTTCGCTCCGGCACCGCCCGTGTCCCGGCCGCCGTGGCCAGGGGCCGGCCCGTGGCAGCAGGGCTGGCCAGGGCAGCAGGACCCGCGGCAGCCGCAGCAGTACGGCTGGCCGCAGGCGCCGCAGCAGTGGGGTCCGCCACGACCCGGCGGGCAGTGA
- a CDS encoding DUF4129 domain-containing protein — protein sequence MAAVDPDEARRLLERELGRAEYDGAHVTWWDRFSRGFFEWLGSLRPDGIGSPAFGRTLLVIAIVVIVAVVVLVVVARGLPRRRARLRAERLGGVLDDDDLRSAATIAEAARAALRSGDWSTAVLEGYRALARGLGERDLVPDVPGATARAIAVRAAVVFPASEAALHDAASTFDAVRYLGAEADERVARQVVETESAIRGARPARTTTPAVPA from the coding sequence ATGGCGGCGGTCGACCCCGACGAGGCCCGTCGACTCCTCGAACGCGAACTCGGTCGTGCCGAGTACGACGGCGCGCACGTCACGTGGTGGGACCGGTTCTCGCGGGGGTTCTTCGAGTGGCTCGGCTCACTCCGTCCCGACGGCATCGGCTCGCCCGCGTTCGGCCGGACCCTGCTCGTCATCGCGATCGTGGTCATCGTCGCGGTGGTCGTCCTCGTGGTCGTCGCCCGCGGCCTCCCCCGGCGACGGGCCCGTCTGCGCGCCGAGCGCCTCGGTGGGGTGCTCGACGACGACGACCTGCGCTCGGCGGCCACGATCGCCGAAGCCGCTCGCGCCGCACTGCGGTCGGGTGACTGGTCGACCGCGGTCCTCGAGGGCTACCGTGCCCTGGCCCGCGGACTCGGCGAGCGCGACCTCGTCCCAGACGTCCCCGGTGCGACCGCTCGGGCGATCGCGGTGCGGGCCGCGGTCGTGTTCCCCGCGTCCGAAGCCGCCCTGCACGACGCCGCGAGCACCTTCGACGCCGTCCGGTACCTCGGGGCCGAGGCCGACGAACGCGTCGCCCGGCAGGTCGTCGAGACGGAGAGCGCCATCAGGGGCGCCCGACCGGCACGCACGACGACACCGGCGGTGCCCGCGTGA